CGGCGCGCGGACCggacggggcggggccgggcgagGCGGGGCGCGCGCGGCGGCCGTTGAGGGACCGttggggcgggcggcgggcggcggcggcggcgcgcgcgCTGCAGGCAGTGAGTGTGGAGGCGCAGACGCGCGGCGGAGCtcgagctgctgcagctgctgccgccgccggAGGAACCTTGACACCCGCGCTCCGGACACCCGGCTCTCGCCATGGTGAGTGAGACTGAGGGCCGCCGaggttgggggcactgaggcGGGCACGGCGGAGCAGGACCCCCAAGAGCACGAGCGGACTCAGAATTGGGGGGGAGCGTTTGGGTCCCGGAGAGCGCCTCTGGACCCTTCTCTTCCCCTTGATCGGGGGCATTTGAACCCACAGTGGGGCGTTTGGCTCCCCAAAGGGAATTGGGGGCTTCCAGAAGCGACACTTAGCACCAGATGGGGTGTCTAGACCCAAGAAAGGGCACTTGAGCCCTCCAAGGGGGCATTTGAGCCGAAGATGGAGCATCTGGACTCTTGGACCCAGGATGGGGCGTTTGGTCACTAAGGTGGGGTGTTTGGATTCCAGGGGGCCGAGGTAAGAGCCGTTGGCTAGGGAAGGAGGTGATTTGTGCCCTGATAAAGGCTTTTGGGTCCTAATAGGTAGCAAGGAAGGGGAATCGGAGGGAAGCCGGGCTGCTGGGGAACTCCCTGAGAGGGGGTGGTGGTTAGCTGGGCCTGGGTGGAGGGGGAGCCCTcccgggaggcagggaggagggtcGCTTCTGCAGATCAGACCCTTGAGGGGAGAAAAGGGGGTTCTCCAAAGACCGacattgcagaggaaggaggaggagggtgagGTGCATGCTCTGGAAGGAAGAGCCTGGGGTGGGTGGCAGCCAAGGTTAGAAGATGCTCTGGAAGCCTtttgaagatgccctggaagccTATGGGGACTGAAAAGGATGGGGTCGGGGAAGGGGTCAAAAAGGGGTGCCAATCTTGTCAGTGGTGGGGGGACAGGAGCAGCCAGAGAAGGTTCTGAGGTTCCTATTGGGTTAAGACTATTGAACTAGGAAGGGAGATTGGGGTTTTTTTGGGGGAAGGGGGCGCGTTGTGTTTGGGTTCATGAGGAGGTGGGTTTTCAAAGTGAGGGGTGGGAGAGAACTTCGGCTTCTGTGGTGGGAGGTGAGATGCAAGGCGATCCGGGGACATGTTAAAGAAAATGCATGGCAGCCGAGGGGGGCCTAGGGTGGATATGGTGGGTAGCTCCCTAGAAGTTTCCAGGGCAAAGCCAGGACAAAGACTGTTCAGTCTGGATGGGGAGTGGGCTGCAGAGGCCGGAGGGAGTGGCTCAAGGGTCCCTTTCCCAGGAAGAATGGGGCTGGGCAGGAGACACCGGGCAGTGGGAGCAGGTGGGCGGAGTTGTTGGGGCCTCTATTGCGCACTGAAGCCGCATgtaatgggggtggggaggagcaaaGTTTGGGATGCATCAAATGAGCCAGCTTTTAAAGCCTTGAATCTCACCTGCTCGCTGCCCCTTTCAGACCCAGAGAGCTGTTTTTTCCACACAGGAATGCTGGTTTTATCTTGGTCTCCAGCTCCACGCACCGCTCTGCATCTCCTCACTTGTGCCAAGTGACAGTGCGGTACAGTGTGGCGTCGGTGACAATCGCACGCCTGTTCTTGTGGCCTCGGAGTGGGGGCTGCAGAGAGGACCTCCGGAGGGACCCCTTCATCGGCCCCACGGCCACTTGTTTCTTTTGGGGCCCTCCCTGAGTGCTTCTGTTAATTCCCACAGCTTGGGCTTTGAGAGAAAACCAGCAGACTAGTTCTTTCCTGGTCCCTGCCACCCACAGTCCCCCAGCCCCCCCAGGCTCAGCCTCGGAACCGTGTGCAGCCATCCTCCCTGGCAAGGCTGGGGAGAGCAGGCAGCGGCTGCTGTGTATCAGATCTCATACTTGCTGACACAGGCCTGATGGCTCCTCTCGCCGCTACCCCATTTTCCCCGAGCAGAGCCTTGCTAAAGGGGCACTGAATCATTGACAGGCGCCAGGAGGTCCCCACCTGCCAAATAAGACCTGAGCTTTTGCCCCACTagtttctctttccctttgtaATCAGCAAAGTATGGGTGGGACGAGTCACTGTTCACTGGCTTTGGACTTTGGCCTGAGCCCTGTGGCTCTTCCTTGGCCCGGGTGAGGGGCCCTGGCCTTGGTTTCTGATCTCATCTAACACTGCTCTCTGGCACTGGCTAGGGGCTGGGGCAAGGCGGAGAAATAATaccttcttccctcccccaccccaggattttttttttttttcttgtccagCCTCTTGCTGTATCCTAAAGGGATGGGGAAGCAGGGGACCAGCTGGGTTATTTTGCAGGTAGTTTTTGGTGAAAGCTGAAAATCTGCAGATCTGGAAAGGGAAAAAGCCCTGAGAAGGAAAGGATCCCCGGCAGTGATCAGTTTTCTGGGTAGCAGCCTTGCTTTGAGATCTCTAACTGGGAGCTGGGCCCTTTCCTTCCCCAGCAGGGGAGAGGGTCTcctaagagggagggagggagtgtgaCGGCCCTGCAGGCAGAGCCACGCCTATTTGCAGCAAGCCTGGAACAGTGGCAGAGCCTCCTCTGCGCGTTGCAGCCTGGCGGCAGGGAGCGGTAGACACCAGCCTTAGGCACCACTCGGGCATTCCACGACCTGCCCCAGCCCCTGCGGGTGCTGCCCAGGTGTGGCAGGGGTGCGAAGGGCCCTGGTTGGGTAGCCCTTACCGCATAGGCTAGGGGAAAGGATGAAAGCTGGGGGAGGGCAGCCCTCGCCCAGCCCTCCTCCGCGCCCCTGGCACTGCCTGGCCTTGGCAACAGAAGCCCATCCTGTCTTCTCAGTTTCCCCCAGCAGCTTCCTCGGGTGTCAGGACCTAGGCGATCGGCTCAGGCTTCTTTGCCCATAGAAGCCAAGGGAAGCAGAGGAGCAAAGGGCTTGTGGGCCTGGGGCTGCCAGGCTGGCGTGCAAGAGCCTGGCCGCCCTGGGTCTCTTTTGAAAGCGAGGCAGAAGCATCTCCATTTGACCTCCTAACCTTCCCTTTAGACTTTGGACTTTTCCAGAATGTACATGTATGGTGTGTTTCCTTCTCTACCTTCCTGCTTCCCCCTCCCTTAGCCATTTCCCTTCTGTAATCATCCCCCTGATTTCCCCTCCTGTTCTACCCGTTTGGGGCTCAGCCTCAAGTCCTTCTTCctttatgttaaaaagaaaaaaagaaaaagggtatGTCGGACTTGTCCTAATGTGATTGGTCTTCACATTTGGGATGGGGCAGAAGGGGGTGTGGGGTTCTTGCTAGATTCCCAAGGAAGTTCTAGAACCTCTGTGCAGAATAACACTAGTGCCCACAGTGGCACGCCTCAGTCTGAGGGGCTCTCGGACGCAGAGCGGAAGCCTGCTGTAGATGTGGAGCCCCTTCACCTAGTTGTAAGAGGAAATGAGGAAGGGGGCAGCGGTCCAAGGGCGAGCCATGCCTTCTGGCAGCATTCACGGACCCCAAGGAAAATTCCTCTTTTACTGCCTAAAGCTAAACGTTGGGATTCAGCTCCCCAGTCCCCGTGTGGCTCCTCCCCCAGAGGATCCCTTTGCCGGGCTGGTTCAGGACAGGCTGGCCtctgcttctcctctgccctgcccccaaGCCCAGCATGCAGCAAGGGCTGCCCGACCTACTGGCCAGTCCCCAGAGTGGCCAGGGCCAGCAAGGGTTAAAAACTGCAGCGCAGCAGGGGGAGGGGACTTGAGTCCTCCAGCCTCTGCCACCAGCGCCATGCCTGCTGCAGTCCCCTCCTGACACTCACCCTTCCTGCCCCAAAGGAGCAGTGGAGTGAATGGTGCCCCGTGCCGAAGAGAGCAGGGGCTGCCCCCTGCCTGCCCGGGGTTCTTTCAGGCACTCCACAGACACCAGTTGGGAGAATTGTTGCCAGTTGGATCCGCAGTGCTTGGCCGGGTGCTTCCACATTGGTGACATAGAAACTAGGAAAGAGCCGGCTATCTACCCTGGGCCTGGCCTGCTTCAGTTTGGAGCCTTCTAGAAGAGCTGCTTGATTAGGCTTCCAGGGCAACTGCTCCCTTCACTCAGCCTCTGGGGCGCCCAGCGGCCGTGACGGCACCGAGACGTGAGCCAGTGCAGGtgcagctgggctggggctggctcCAGAGCCCTGACTCTGGTTGGAGACCCCTGGGGTCGGCAGTGTCGTCAggtcctgggtctccagcctcctGAGTCGCCAGACTGGATGATCCCAGTCCTGGCTCTGGCATGACTGCCCTTGCCCAGGTACATGGACTGCCATGTGGAGCTGGCCGCACCAGCGGGGGCCGGGCTGAGCAAGGAGAGATGTGCCAACCTGTGACTAACTTTCTCCTTCCTGCTTTTCCAGGCTGACCAGCTGACCGAGGAGCAGATCGCAGGTGAGcttgcttccctccctccctcccccgttcccccttcctgcccccaccctgccGCATGAATGCCTCTGCATCGAGTCTTGCTCCAGCCAGGAGGAGCATCTGACAGAGAAGCTCACTCACGTGTATGAGAGCATACCAGTGACACCAGACCCCACAGTCCTGAGCCAGGCCCTCATCAGgtggcagggctgtgctccccTCCCTGCCAGGGGTCACCGGGCCTTTTAATTGGTGGCTGCGGGGTGAGCCTGGCCATCTGTCCTGGCTCCTGCCAGTTAGGCCCAGAAGGTGAACTCCTCTGCGGGGCTCCTGGCCCACTTCAGGAGCCACCCAGGAGAGGGCTCGTCACGCCCACCTCTGCACTCCCCTTCACGCATGCTTGCAGTTGCTTCTTCCTGGGCTGGAAGTGCCTTCCCCCGGCTCTTTGCACCAGGcagctccttctccttctttgggTCTTGATCCAAATGTCATCTTGGAAAGGCCTTCCCTGGTCCCATCTCAAATAAACAGCCTTCCTCTACTCCCTGTTTCCTTAATAGCCTTTCTCACCGTCTGAAATTAATCTCTGACGTCTGCTGGCTGCATCTGCCTGTCACTAGGCGAGTTCCTTACTGGGGCGCTTTTCTGTGTGTTGGTCCCTGCTGTTCCTGTAGTGCCTGCAACAATGGCTGCTGTGTACATTTTTGTTGACTAAATAACTAAATGAACAAGGGAACCATCACGTATCTTCCAGTAAGCTTAAAGAAGTCCTTGAGTCCTGTGTAATTCATTTTTGTAGACTCCCCTAAAGCCCAGTAACCCACAGCTACAGGAAGTACTGTGTGCTGAGAAGGTTTCTGTGTCCTGTCTCCCCTGCCCCCCCAGACTGTGAACTACTCTAAAGGACAGGGACCAGCTCCCAGTTAAGTCCCACAGCCATAGGCCAGCACAGAGTAGCCCCTGGACCCTGGCCTTACTGTCAGGGTCAACAGGCTGTGTGTGACAAGCATAGAAAGCCCCGCTTCTGAAGTGGGGGCGGCAAGAGTAGActtgccttctcttctttcttcccctcccttcccccctccccacattTTCAGCTTCTGAACTTTGGCCCCAGGTGGGTGGCTACGGAGACCCACCAAGGAGAACCAGAGAACTGCGTTGTTGTTCAGTGATCCTGAGTGCAGGGTGCCCGCGTGACCCCTGAGAACAATGCCTCGGCACAGGGAGGCGCCAGCATCCCCCAGGAGACTCGGGGTCTCCAGGGCCCAGAGGCTCGGGCGCAGGCAAAGCCTCTCGGCTCTGCATATGGCTCCCATGCCGGccacacacagccccagctctgccctcgCTTGACACCAACACACGCTCCACGCCACCTCCCACCCCCGTCCCCATTAGCGAACTGTCCGCCGCCTCACCCCAGCCCACACCCTCTGGGAATAGGCTGCCAGGCATCTGTTCCctgagggtttgggggcagggagCACCAGGTGCCAAAATGGGCCCAGTGGGAGGGCAGGAGCCACGTGCTTCTCCCGCTCCTGATGCGGGCCCAGCTGCGGCCTTCCCACTCAGCACCCCCAGCTCCTCGGCCGCCTGGTTTGGCAGCCGTCCCCTCTCCTtccacaccccccaccccgcctacCCCACACAGTCCATCAGCCATGCTCCACTGTCGGCCGCCCCCACACTCTGCCCCACGCAGCTCCTCTGGAAACGAGAGCCGGGCTGGTAGTCCCCATCGGGCGGGATGCCATGGCGCCCAGTGCCGTCCTGCAGGCTCTCCTGCCCTTCCTCTCCTGGCCCGCTGACCTTGGCTCTCTTCCCTTCCAGGACACTGGTCCATTTCATCACTCGAGGGAGAGACTGAAGCCAGGGACCAAAAAGAAATGTAGAGGCTCTAACGCCGCCGTCAGCCCATTTTCCCCCCATGTCTTCAGTGCAGGCAGCTTTGCCCGTCACCGAGCAGGTGCTCAGTGAGGGGTGATGGAGAGAAGAAGGGGCCTGTCCGTGGTACAGAGGCGAGAGGCTTGAGCTGGCACTGgatctcctgtttcttgaggcgGGCCTGACTCAGGCCTTCCCGTGGCCTCACCTCTGGTTTGCTGTGCTCCTTCCACAGAGTTCAAGGAGGCCTTCTCCCTCTTTGACAAAGACGGAGATGGCACCATCACCACCAAGGAGCTGGGGACAGTGATGAGGTCCCTGGGGCAGAACCCCACTGAGGCCGAGCTGCAGGACATGATCAACGAGGTGGATGCAGATGGTGAGCCCGCACCCAAGGCAGGAGGGCAGCCCCCTCCCAGCGCCCCCGGGGAGCCACCCTGCGGGATGGATGGCCAGCGTCTCCTCCGCCAGGGCCCTGGGGTCGTCTCCTCGGGCCCAGGCCCAGagcatctccctccctcccccacctcgcAGGGAACGGGACCATTGACTTCCCCGAGTTCCTGACCATGATGGCCAGAAAGATGAAGGACACGGACAGCGAGGAGGAGATCCGAGAGGCCTTCCGTGTCTTTGACAAGGTGAGCAGGCCTTTTCCCGGGGGACTCTGGCATTCCGGCAGAGAGCAGGACAGGTGGGCTCTCAGGACACCCAGCCTAACCGGAGTCACCACTTCGGGAGGCCAGGTTCCAGTGCCAGCCCCACTGCCAGCTTGCTCTGCCACCACAGGAAGCCCCCGCCTGTGCCAAGGGAGGTGACTGACAGGCCCCGTGCTGGGGTCTGTCTCCCACTGCCCGCCAGGAGAGAGCCAGGCAAACGGATGCCTCTGGCTCGGAGCCTTTGTCTGTCTCCTGACACACAGGACGATATGCTGGGGTCTCTCTCCCACTGCCCCCCAACAAAGCGCTGGGCAGACGAACGCCTCCCGCTCAGAGCCTTTGTCTGTCCCCCAACACACAGGACGGCAATGGGTACATCAGTGCCGCAGAGCTGCGCCACGTCATGACGAACCTGGGCGAGAAGCTGACCGACGAGGAGGTGGACGAAATGATCAGGGAGGCCGACATCGACGGGGACGGCCAGGTCAATTACGAAGGTGAGCTAC
Above is a genomic segment from Ovis canadensis isolate MfBH-ARS-UI-01 breed Bighorn chromosome 14, ARS-UI_OviCan_v2, whole genome shotgun sequence containing:
- the CALM3 gene encoding calmodulin-3 codes for the protein MADQLTEEQIAEFKEAFSLFDKDGDGTITTKELGTVMRSLGQNPTEAELQDMINEVDADGNGTIDFPEFLTMMARKMKDTDSEEEIREAFRVFDKDGNGYISAAELRHVMTNLGEKLTDEEVDEMIREADIDGDGQVNYEEFVQMMTAK